A DNA window from Rubripirellula tenax contains the following coding sequences:
- a CDS encoding family 78 glycoside hydrolase catalytic domain, with amino-acid sequence MTFQFRFEKFAALAWLPLLLLSHCWAQESISLSIAKPAFEQDGSAGFASMVSRGYTPLFNGKDLGGWRNPYPYGEAKVVGGEIHLLADQKFFLVTDKKYADFRVSVEIHLPEGDANSGVMFRCHVDDDAAKKVYGYQAECDGSDRRWSGGFYDESRRGWIWPSTKGRSEDQFLNHEQESKASFAEPAVANALNRNGWNRYVVTCVKDVITIELNGVQTVRFRDATDASGFIGIQHHGEKGQTYRFRNLFIKELPQIPAEQHVSLVQQEPVSIKRISDKVTQLDFGKVAFGNLAMPIATGSGTGSVHFGEKLKEGRIDRSPPGTVRYGTTPIRNGQQLGNWVVPAPVDARNVEQAGLMNANPPAVLTPSSWGSVMPFRWIEIEGLDDDFPFELIRRRAAFSATWNDDASSFECSDESLNKIWDLCKYSIKATTFAGVYVDGDRERIPYEADAYLNQLSHYTTDDNVKMAARSFDWLMENGTWPTEWAPHMVFMAHAEWMYSGDVDWLAHRYESLKAKTLMHRSGEDGLVRSSEVDQKRTDIVDWPQKERDKFVFTEINTVVNAFHIEALERMAQMARAVGKDDDAKAFGDRVELAKAAFQETLFDAAAGIYRDGVGTDHSSIHANFFPLAFGLVPADKVAGVLAWLEAKDMQCSPYAAQYFLDGLFDNGSDRKAIELMIADGDRSWKHMLNSGTTISWEAWDLKYKPNQDWNHAWGAAPANLLPRCVLGVQPIAPGWSTAMIRPCPGGLKHARGRVPTPLGPVEIDWKKESTFTISLALPDGMTAKVDLPATDASKGVFVDGKDVDATKVGDRWVLDKLMTGSVKIEVK; translated from the coding sequence ATGACATTTCAATTCCGTTTCGAAAAATTCGCAGCCTTGGCATGGCTTCCACTTTTGCTTCTGTCGCATTGCTGGGCTCAGGAATCAATATCGCTCTCAATCGCTAAGCCGGCATTCGAACAAGATGGCTCCGCCGGATTCGCATCGATGGTCAGCCGCGGGTACACGCCTTTGTTCAACGGCAAGGACTTGGGCGGTTGGCGGAACCCGTACCCGTACGGTGAAGCCAAGGTCGTTGGCGGAGAAATCCATCTGCTTGCGGATCAGAAGTTTTTTCTGGTCACCGACAAGAAGTACGCTGATTTTCGCGTCAGTGTGGAGATTCATCTGCCCGAAGGTGATGCCAACTCGGGTGTCATGTTTCGATGTCATGTCGACGACGACGCGGCGAAAAAAGTTTACGGCTATCAAGCCGAGTGTGACGGATCGGATCGGCGCTGGTCGGGCGGTTTCTATGACGAGTCGCGACGAGGTTGGATCTGGCCAAGCACGAAGGGGCGATCGGAAGATCAATTCCTGAATCACGAACAGGAATCAAAGGCCTCTTTTGCAGAACCAGCGGTCGCCAATGCGCTGAATCGAAACGGCTGGAATCGCTACGTCGTTACCTGTGTGAAGGATGTGATCACGATCGAGCTCAATGGCGTTCAAACCGTTCGCTTTCGCGACGCCACGGACGCAAGCGGATTCATCGGAATTCAACATCACGGTGAAAAAGGCCAGACCTATCGATTCCGCAATCTGTTCATCAAGGAACTGCCACAGATTCCGGCGGAACAACATGTTTCGCTGGTACAGCAGGAGCCTGTTTCGATCAAGCGGATCAGCGACAAAGTCACTCAGCTTGATTTCGGCAAGGTCGCTTTCGGAAACCTTGCCATGCCGATCGCCACCGGCAGCGGAACAGGCAGCGTGCATTTCGGCGAGAAGCTAAAAGAGGGTCGCATCGATCGCAGTCCGCCCGGGACCGTTCGGTATGGAACCACTCCGATTCGCAATGGGCAGCAGCTTGGGAACTGGGTTGTGCCAGCGCCCGTTGACGCTCGAAACGTCGAACAAGCCGGGCTGATGAACGCGAATCCGCCAGCGGTCTTGACGCCTTCGAGTTGGGGTTCCGTCATGCCGTTTCGCTGGATCGAGATTGAAGGGCTCGATGATGACTTTCCGTTTGAACTGATTCGTCGGCGAGCGGCGTTTTCGGCAACTTGGAATGACGACGCGAGTTCGTTCGAGTGCTCGGACGAATCACTGAACAAGATTTGGGATCTGTGTAAGTACAGTATCAAGGCCACAACGTTTGCCGGCGTGTACGTCGACGGCGACCGTGAACGCATCCCGTACGAAGCTGATGCTTACTTGAATCAACTCAGCCACTACACCACCGATGACAACGTGAAGATGGCGGCAAGGTCTTTCGATTGGCTGATGGAAAATGGCACGTGGCCAACCGAGTGGGCGCCGCACATGGTGTTCATGGCGCATGCCGAGTGGATGTACTCGGGTGACGTCGACTGGCTGGCACATCGCTACGAATCGCTAAAGGCCAAGACGTTGATGCACCGCAGTGGTGAGGACGGTTTGGTACGCAGTTCCGAAGTGGATCAGAAGCGGACCGACATCGTTGACTGGCCGCAAAAGGAACGTGACAAGTTCGTGTTCACCGAGATCAACACGGTCGTCAACGCGTTTCATATCGAGGCACTTGAACGAATGGCCCAGATGGCGCGGGCGGTCGGGAAAGATGACGACGCGAAAGCGTTTGGCGATCGAGTGGAGCTTGCGAAAGCGGCGTTCCAAGAAACGTTGTTTGACGCCGCCGCAGGGATCTATCGCGATGGCGTGGGTACCGATCACAGCAGTATCCATGCGAACTTCTTTCCCTTGGCGTTCGGGCTTGTCCCAGCGGACAAGGTCGCCGGCGTGCTTGCGTGGCTGGAAGCGAAAGACATGCAGTGTAGCCCCTACGCGGCACAGTACTTCCTAGATGGACTCTTTGATAACGGAAGCGATCGCAAGGCAATCGAGTTGATGATCGCCGACGGTGATCGAAGTTGGAAGCATATGCTCAACAGCGGAACAACCATCAGTTGGGAAGCGTGGGATTTGAAGTACAAACCGAATCAAGACTGGAACCATGCGTGGGGCGCCGCGCCCGCAAACCTGTTGCCACGATGCGTGCTGGGCGTTCAGCCAATTGCCCCTGGCTGGTCGACCGCGATGATCCGTCCGTGCCCCGGCGGTCTAAAGCACGCTCGTGGCCGGGTTCCGACGCCGCTTGGGCCC